A genomic segment from Rhizoctonia solani chromosome 11, complete sequence encodes:
- a CDS encoding cytochrome P450 family protein produces the protein MGQSIVVLNSAQAASDLLDKRSAIYSDRVNAPMVNDRALLDWSDFGGMLPYNDAWRRQRRIMTNWLNPRSVIQFNGLQQDEARLLLGRLLHLSGTPGLFEKVKHQFSFTTGSTMLRLIYGYRPKEDQDSIYVNALQASINLFQSTMINFLVNAFPILARVPDWVPGTGWKRTARKWREQKNEAVNAPYEWTKQQIAKGNFEHSILSSLLQEDESSSELSIADQEKELKQLCYTLFVGEDFVQHLRPECYKYVTYGQNQTGGTDTLATAFLSFVAAMVTNPETQKKAQNEIDSVIGYATRLPTLADSSQLPYIRQLTLEVMRWLPTAPTGGPPHACSQDDIYRGYNIQNGTMVMGNVWAMSRDEVLYKDPERFDPERFADPDVVPPPGFGWGRRKCPGTHFAEASLFLVISSMLTTFALCCKVDKNGKEITPKIEGDYNQLALTIKPFEFEIRPRSEEHRQLILDNIPKD, from the exons ATGGGGCAGTCCATTGTCGTACTCAACTCCGCTCAAGCCGCTTCGGATCTTCTCGATAAACGCTCAGCCATTTACTCTGATCGAGTCAACGCCCCCATGGTAAACGACCGTGCGCT ACTTGATTGGTCAGACTTTGGAGGGATGCTGCCGTACAACGACGCCTGGCGCCGACAACGTCGGATAATGACAAACTGGCTCAATCCACGTTCTGTAATCCAGTTCAATGGACTCCAGCAGGATGAGGCGCGTCTGCTTCTTGGGCGCTTGCTTCACCTGTCGGGAACCCCTGGCCTTTTTGAGAAAGTAAAACACCAGTTTTCCTT TACAACGGGATCAACTATGTTGAGATTGATCTACGGTTATCGTCCCAAAGAAGACCAAGATTCGATCTATGTGAATGCCCTTCAAGCCTCGATAAACCTTTTTCAATCTACGATGATTA ACTTTTTGGTCAATGCATTTCCAATCCTTGCTCGCGTTCCCGACTGGGTTCCTGGGACTGGTTGGAAACGCACTGCCCGGAAATGGAGAGAGCAAAAGAACGAAGCGGTCAATGCACCCTACGAATGGACAAAGCAACAGATT GCGAAAGGAAATTTCGAGCACTCTATTCTCAGCTCCTTACTGCAGGAGGATGAATCTAGTAGTGAATTGTCCATAGCCGACCAAGAGAAGGAATTGAAACAACTCTGTTACACGCTTTTTGTGGGTGAGGATTTTGTTCAACATCTAAGACCAGAGTGTTATAAATACGTAACTTATGGACAAAATCAAACAGGTGGCACCGATACA CTAGCGACAGCCTTTTTGAGCTTCGTTGCAGCCATGGTGACTAATCCAGAGACTCAAAAGAAAGCCCAAAACGAGATTGACTCCGTCATTGGCTATGCAACTAGGCTACCAACACTGGCCGATAGTTCCCAGCTACCCTACATCCGGCAGCTAACTCTTGAAGTTATGCGCTGGTTGCCCACGGCACCAACAG GAGGCCCTCCCCATGCGTGCTCCCAGGACGATATTTACCGAGGATATAATATTCAAAACGGGACTATGGT AATGGGTAATGTTTG GGCAATGAGTCGCGACGAGGTCCTCTACAAAGACCCTGAGAGGTTTGATCCTGAGAGGTTTGCTGACCCAGACGTTGTCCCTCCCCCAGGCTTTGGATGGGGGAGACG TAAATGCCCCGGGACACACTTTGCCGAAGCATCTCTCTTCCTGGTCATATCATCAATGCTCACAACCTTTGCCCTTTGTTGCAAGGTagacaagaatggaaaggaAATCACTCCCAAGATTGAGGGAGACTACAATCAACTTGCTCT CACTATCAAACCATTTGAGTTTGAAATTCGTCCACGATCTGAGGAACATCGACAGCTTATCCTTGATAACATCCCTAAGGATTGA
- a CDS encoding pectate lyase — MLVFQLTVSLLAGLASAVSIKRAAPVDGITGYATQNGGTTGGAGGTTTTVTTLAALRAAVTGESAKIVKISGIITGDGEVVDVGSKTTILGVGSNSGLTGGGFRVKKANNVIIRNLRLSKSPAPTDLILLQEASNVWIDHNTFSSDLDHDKDYYDGAFDVSHGSDFVTASWNVFTNHFKTSLVGHSDKNSAEDSGHLRVTYHHNYFLNVNSRLPSLRFGTGHIYNNYYKNVATSGVDSRLGAQVLVESNVFDTVTSPIATKLHGGYAVQRDNVLINTTMNTDLVAGTLTTAPYTYSLDASNTVAATVTKSAGAGVITF, encoded by the exons ATGTTGGTCTTTCAATTGACTGTTTCGCTTCTTGCTGGCCTCGCAAGTGCCGTTTCTATCAAGAGGGCAGCACCTG TTGACGGAATCACTGGATACGCCACTCAGAATGGTGGAACTACTGGAGGTGCCGGAGGAACCACAACCAC TGTTACCACTCTTGCTGCTCTTCGTGCAGCTGTCACAGGAGAATCCGCCAAAATTGTTAAGATTTCGGGTATCATTACTGGAG ATGGGGAGGTCGTTGATGTCGGAAGCAAGACTACGATTCTAGGAGTTGGTTCGAATTCTGGCCTTACTGGGGGCGGGTTCCGCGTGAAG AAGGCAAACAACGTGATTATTCGGAACCTACGACTTTCGAAGTCCCCTGCTCCTACAGACTTGATCTTATTGCAGGAAGCATCAAATGTGTGGATCGAT CATAATACT TTCTCTTCCGACTTGGATCACGATAAGGATTATTACGATGGAGCTTTTGACGTTTCTCATGGAAGCGA TTTTGTCACTGCATCTTGGAACGTGTTCACCAACCATTTCAAGACATCGCTTGTTGGTCACTCTGATAAGAACTCGGCTGAAGATTCAGGCCACCTCCG TGTAACTTACCA CCACAACTATTTCCTCAACGTCAACTCTCGTTTGCCCTCGCTCCGCTTCGGTACTGG CCACATTTACAACAATTACTACAAGAACGTTGCTACCTCAGGAGTAGATTCGCGCCTTGGGGCACAAGTTCTTGTCGAA TCTAATGTTTTCGACACTGTTACTTCACCGATTGCCACTAAGCTTCACGGTGGATA CGCTGTCCAACGTGACAACGTTTTGATTAACACAACAATGAATACTGACCTCGTTGCCGGTACACTCACCACAGCCCCTTATACCTATTC TCTTGATGCTTCAAACACCGTTGCTGCCACAGTAACCAAGAGCGCCGGAGCCGGAGTTATCACTTTCTAA